One genomic segment of Hevea brasiliensis isolate MT/VB/25A 57/8 chromosome 3, ASM3005281v1, whole genome shotgun sequence includes these proteins:
- the LOC131178769 gene encoding uncharacterized protein LOC131178769 — MDAAEETCGVMIVIEGKENSGSNTKEEEVPFEVTNVAVELCQGGDNEDNEELMRETRRLVEKIRDEGKADKGVEKDKQSAEDLHSGVEEGLTETNRNVKEATTQLGERNAYGQVGIEARTIDRRIEENGDKVNLLETVEVEWKGATERAPVVPKEQVFGKRADDNIKEEEKSAGRAQEHMVKHGKLDHQLNRDEEITISSNVDATEIADESAFNLFDDKNAADLQNSSVDYGTPEGSEQPGYKLKENADSLELTIPSREHALEHSGIFDQVPYSEENIWKQIDAMRTILGYTAARHRTCIEEVKALYIFTGVEPPASFKDSSDLVEVGDRLRFLMSIVGVK; from the exons ATGGATGCAGCAGAGGAGACATGTGGAGTTATGATAGTAATTGAGGGAAAGGAGAACAGTGGCAGCAATACTAAAGAGGAGGAGGTACCATTTGAAGTAACAAATGTGGCTGTAGAATTATGTCAGGGAGGAGATAATGAAGACAATGAGGAATTAATGAGGGAGACTAGAAGACTAGTAGAAAAAATTAGGGATGAGGGTAAAGCTGATAAAGGAGTGGAAAAAGACAAGCAGAGTGCAGAAGATTTGCACAGTGGTGTAGAGGAAGGGCTAACGGAAACcaatagaaatgtcaaagaagccACAACACAGTTAGGAGAAAGAAATGCTTATGGCCAGGTTGGCATAGAGGCCAGGACAATTGATCGCAGAATAGAAGAAAATGGTGACAAGGTAAATTTACTTGAAACTGTGGAGGTGGAATGGAAGGGAGCTACAGAAAGAGCACCTGTTGTCCCAAAGGAACAAGTATTTGGCAAAAGAGCTGATGATAACATTAAAGAAGAGGAGAAGTCTGCAGGAAGAGCACAGGAACATATGGTTAAACATGGCAAACTAGATCATCAACTCAATAGGGATGAGGAGATTACAATTTCTTCAAATGTAGATGCAACAGAAATTGCAGATGAAAGTGCATTCAACTTGTTTGATGATAAAAATGCAGCTGACCTGCAGAATTCCTCTGTAGATTATGGAACGCCAGAAG GGAGTGAGCAGCCAGGTtacaaactcaaagaaaatgctgaTTCCTTGGAACTCACTATTCCATCAAGGGAACATGCGCTGGAACATAGTGGAATTTTTGATCAG GTGCCTTATAGTGAGGAGAATATATGGAAACAAATTGATGCAATGCGCACAATACTGGGATATACAGCTGCACGGCATAGGACATGTATTGAGGAGGTTAAGGCTCTTTACATTTTCACTGGAGTTGAGCCACCTGCCTCATTCAAGGATTCCTCTGATCTGGTGGAAGTCGGTGATAGACTTAGGTTTCTAATGTCCATTGTTGGAGTAAAATAA
- the LOC131178458 gene encoding uncharacterized protein LOC131178458: MEDQAMEWENRGYEGNSGKMLITGFVLSSAPVVLPPLVVISALGFACSVPYGLFLATYACTEKIMNKLLLSPRNPIIVEDGLEKYGGEDGKFGGNNDMEEEETELKRMADMRFVPDEKGNEDEVNVLKGYIYAQKGIEEDEKEFLNNKDETVEKNGCDVDVNEDE; this comes from the exons ATGGAAGACCAGGCTATGGAGTGGGAGAACCGGGGATATGAAGGAAACAGTGGAAAG ATGTTGATTACTGGTTTTGTCTTATCTTCTGCACCAGTGGTTCTTCCACCTCTTGTTGTTATCTCAGCACTTGGGTTTGCTTGTTCAGTCCCCTATGGACTTTTCTTAGCAACCTATGCTTGCACTGAGAAGATCATGAATAAATTACTTCTAAGTCCCAGAAATCCTATTATCGTGGAAGATGGTCTGGAAAAATATGGAGGAGAAGATGGAAAGTTTGGGGGAAATAATGATATGGAAGAAGAGGAAACAGAGCTAAAAAGAATGGCTGACATGAGGTTTGTGCCGGATGAGAAGGGAAATGAGGATGAAGTGAATGTTTTGAAGGGTTACATTTATGCTCAAAAGGGAATTGAGGAGGATGAGAAAGAGTTCTTGAATAATAAGGATGAAACTGTGGAGAAGAATGGATGTGATGTAGATGTCAATGAGGAt GAATAA